A region from the Deinococcus sp. Leaf326 genome encodes:
- a CDS encoding carbohydrate ABC transporter permease, whose protein sequence is MTSAPLPPPATRRPGPSRLRALPATLLKGLWLLLTALPFVFMVMLSLKSREESYSTSMWTPPRQADWSHYADVLRGPFLSYVWNSLFVVSVSVALTLLLSSLAAFALARLNFRFNGPVFGVIVAALIVPVHVTLIPIYLLTRAAHLYDTSFALIGPYVAFSLPVSIFLLTEFMRQIPRELSEAAQIDGCGPFTTYARIFLPLSRPGLVTVGIYTGINLWNEFIFAYVLTSTPSHRTLPLAIFDFQGQYSSDIPAVLAVVTLTALPLIVVYIFAQEKLVSGLMAGAIKG, encoded by the coding sequence ATGACTTCGGCTCCCCTGCCCCCCCCGGCCACCCGCCGCCCCGGCCCGTCCCGGCTACGCGCCCTGCCCGCCACGCTGCTCAAGGGGTTATGGCTGCTGCTCACCGCCCTGCCCTTCGTGTTCATGGTCATGCTCAGCCTCAAGAGTCGCGAGGAGTCGTACAGCACCTCGATGTGGACGCCGCCCCGCCAGGCCGACTGGAGCCACTACGCCGACGTGCTGCGCGGCCCCTTTCTGAGCTATGTCTGGAACAGCCTGTTCGTGGTGTCGGTGTCGGTCGCCCTGACCCTGCTCCTGAGCAGCCTGGCGGCCTTCGCGCTGGCCCGGCTGAATTTCCGGTTCAACGGGCCGGTCTTCGGGGTGATCGTGGCCGCGTTGATCGTGCCGGTGCACGTCACCCTCATTCCGATCTATCTGCTGACCCGTGCCGCGCACCTGTACGACACGTCCTTTGCCCTGATCGGGCCGTATGTGGCCTTCAGCCTGCCGGTCTCGATCTTCCTGCTCACGGAGTTCATGCGCCAGATCCCGCGTGAGCTAAGCGAGGCCGCCCAGATCGACGGCTGCGGCCCCTTCACCACCTACGCCCGCATCTTCTTGCCGCTCAGCCGGCCCGGACTGGTCACGGTGGGCATCTACACCGGCATCAACCTCTGGAACGAGTTCATCTTCGCGTATGTGCTCACCAGCACGCCCAGTCACCGCACGCTACCCCTGGCGATCTTCGACTTTCAGGGCCAGTACAGCTCGGATATTCCGGCGGTGCTGGCGGTGGTTACCCTGACTGCGCTGCCCCTCATCGTCGTGTACATCTTCGCGCAGGAAAAGCTGGTCAGCGGGCTGATGGCCGGGGCCATCAAGGGCTGA
- a CDS encoding sugar ABC transporter permease, with the protein MQNRAVLARRSASGGLLERLHLDGRLASLLVAIVVIWATFHLLTGGTFLTSRNLWNLSVQTASVGVMVGGMVMVIVMRQIDLSVGSILGVSGMVMAVVNARLLPDVPWSGWVTLLAGLLVGGAIGAVQGAWVAYLGVPAFIVTLGGLLIWRGFAWVLTSGQTVAPLSDGFQVFGGGLGGSIGSGWSWAVGLALIAWVVQGDVRNYLRRARNGLPQRSLAVQVLVTAVTVLLIAGFILVMVGYADPRTGLPRGMPVPVLLMLAVTGVMMWVVRATRFGRYVFAYGGNPEAARLAGINTARLTVMVFALMGLLAALAGAIQTARLNAGTNSTGTLAELSVIAAAVIGGTSLSGGTGSIPGAFLGALFMASLINGMLLLDLSSATQNIMQGLVLVLAVTLDTWHRRRSGR; encoded by the coding sequence ATGCAAAACCGCGCTGTGCTCGCGCGCCGCTCCGCGTCCGGTGGCCTGCTCGAACGCCTGCATCTCGACGGCCGCCTGGCCTCGTTGCTGGTCGCCATCGTCGTGATCTGGGCCACCTTTCATCTGCTCACGGGCGGCACGTTCCTGACCTCCCGCAACCTCTGGAACCTGTCGGTGCAGACCGCCTCGGTGGGGGTCATGGTGGGCGGCATGGTCATGGTGATCGTCATGCGCCAGATCGACCTGTCGGTCGGGTCCATCCTGGGCGTTTCGGGGATGGTGATGGCGGTCGTGAATGCCCGGCTGCTGCCCGACGTGCCCTGGAGCGGCTGGGTCACGCTGCTGGCCGGGCTGCTGGTGGGCGGGGCCATCGGGGCCGTGCAGGGCGCCTGGGTGGCCTACCTGGGCGTGCCCGCCTTTATCGTCACGCTGGGCGGCCTGCTGATTTGGCGCGGCTTCGCCTGGGTGCTCACCTCTGGGCAAACGGTCGCGCCGCTCTCGGACGGCTTTCAGGTGTTCGGCGGCGGGCTGGGCGGCTCGATCGGCAGCGGCTGGAGCTGGGCGGTGGGCCTCGCCCTGATCGCCTGGGTCGTGCAGGGGGACGTGCGCAACTACCTGCGGCGCGCCCGCAACGGCCTGCCGCAGCGCAGTCTGGCGGTGCAGGTGCTCGTGACTGCCGTGACCGTGCTGCTCATCGCCGGGTTCATTCTGGTCATGGTGGGCTACGCCGACCCGCGCACCGGACTGCCGCGCGGAATGCCGGTGCCGGTGCTGCTCATGCTGGCCGTGACCGGCGTGATGATGTGGGTGGTGCGCGCCACGCGCTTTGGCCGCTACGTGTTCGCCTACGGCGGCAACCCCGAGGCGGCGCGCCTGGCCGGGATCAACACCGCCCGCCTGACCGTCATGGTGTTCGCGCTGATGGGCCTGCTGGCCGCCCTGGCCGGCGCCATCCAGACCGCGCGCCTGAACGCGGGGACCAACTCGACCGGCACGCTGGCCGAACTGAGCGTGATTGCCGCCGCCGTGATCGGGGGCACCAGCCTCAGCGGCGGGACCGGCAGTATTCCGGGCGCGTTCCTGGGGGCGCTGTTCATGGCCAGCCTCATCAACGGAATGCTGCTGCTCGACCTGTCGAGCGCCACCCAGAACATCATGCAGGGGCTGGTGCTTGTGCTGGCCGTGACCCTGGATACCTGGCACCGCCGCCGCAGCGGGCGCTAA
- a CDS encoding carbohydrate ABC transporter permease has protein sequence MSLTAKPVAAAPSQARRARRPRQDWIAVAFLAPAVLILAVFLIYPLIANFRLSFVDWNGLGNTARNVGWNNWLELSRDAVFVRALGNNALLAVLSILIQLPLGLLLAVALGRASRGSAFLRIVYVVPLLMSSVAIGTVFRNLYDPNFGAINVGLRALHLDALAQDWLGDPRFALLSVIAVICWQSIPFYMLLFMAGLSSMPAELSEAATLDGASPRVVFWRITLPFLQGTIRSAAVLSLIGALRYFDLVYVMTGGGPTNASELMATYMYRTVFSGFNIGYGAAISSAMFLIVVVVAGLALRLTRRYQTEV, from the coding sequence TTGAGTCTGACTGCCAAACCCGTCGCCGCCGCGCCGTCCCAGGCCCGGCGTGCCCGGCGTCCCCGACAGGACTGGATCGCCGTGGCCTTTCTGGCCCCCGCCGTCCTGATTCTGGCCGTCTTCCTGATCTACCCACTGATCGCCAACTTCCGGCTGTCGTTCGTGGACTGGAACGGCCTGGGCAACACCGCCCGCAATGTGGGCTGGAACAACTGGCTGGAGCTGAGCCGCGACGCGGTGTTCGTCAGGGCGCTCGGCAACAATGCGCTGCTGGCCGTCCTCTCGATCCTGATCCAGTTGCCCCTCGGTCTGCTGCTGGCTGTAGCCCTGGGGCGCGCCTCACGCGGGTCGGCGTTCCTGCGGATCGTGTACGTCGTGCCGCTGCTGATGTCCAGCGTCGCCATCGGCACGGTCTTCCGCAACCTGTACGACCCCAACTTCGGGGCCATCAACGTGGGACTGCGTGCTCTGCACCTGGACGCCCTGGCGCAGGACTGGCTGGGCGACCCGCGCTTCGCGCTGCTGTCGGTCATCGCCGTGATCTGCTGGCAGAGCATTCCCTTCTACATGCTGCTGTTCATGGCGGGGCTGTCGAGCATGCCCGCCGAACTGAGCGAGGCCGCCACCCTCGACGGCGCGTCGCCCCGGGTCGTCTTCTGGCGCATCACCCTGCCGTTCTTGCAAGGCACCATCCGCTCGGCGGCGGTGCTGTCCCTGATCGGTGCGCTGCGGTACTTCGATCTGGTGTACGTGATGACCGGCGGCGGCCCCACCAACGCCTCCGAACTCATGGCGACCTACATGTACCGCACGGTATTCAGCGGCTTCAACATCGGCTACGGCGCGGCCATTTCCAGCGCCATGTTCCTGATCGTGGTGGTCGTGGCCGGGCTGGCCCTGCGCCTGACCCGCCGCTACCAGACGGAGGTCTGA
- a CDS encoding ATP-binding cassette domain-containing protein, with the protein MTQHPQIQHPQNQTPAAPNSVAPTAQTPLIETRHISKHFGGVQALDDVNVTLYPGEVVGLLGHNGAGKSTLIKILSGAYAADGGEILIDGRPVTLGSPRDAQRQGIETIYQNLALADNLDVPANIFLGRELMRGGRLDEDTMELEARKLLDRLGVVSVRNLGQPVSGFSGGQRQSIAISRAVYFQARILIMDEPTAALGPQETAQVNDLILSLKREGVGIFLISHDLHDVFDLADRLTVMKNGRVVGTAPKEDITPDEALEMIIAGKLPQALRTA; encoded by the coding sequence ATGACCCAGCACCCCCAGATACAGCACCCCCAGAACCAGACTCCCGCGGCCCCGAACTCTGTGGCCCCCACCGCCCAGACCCCGCTGATAGAAACGCGCCATATCTCCAAGCACTTCGGGGGTGTGCAGGCCCTCGACGACGTGAACGTCACCCTCTACCCAGGCGAGGTGGTGGGGCTGCTGGGCCACAACGGCGCGGGCAAGTCCACCCTCATCAAGATCCTGTCGGGGGCCTACGCGGCCGACGGCGGCGAAATCCTGATCGACGGCCGGCCCGTCACGCTGGGCAGCCCGCGCGACGCGCAGCGCCAGGGCATCGAGACCATCTACCAGAATCTGGCGCTGGCCGACAACCTCGACGTGCCCGCCAACATCTTTCTGGGCCGCGAACTCATGCGCGGCGGGCGGCTGGACGAGGACACCATGGAACTCGAGGCCCGCAAGCTGCTCGACCGCCTGGGGGTGGTCAGCGTGCGCAACCTGGGCCAGCCGGTGTCGGGGTTTTCGGGGGGCCAGCGCCAGAGCATCGCCATCAGCCGCGCGGTGTATTTTCAGGCCCGTATCCTGATCATGGACGAGCCGACGGCAGCGCTGGGCCCACAGGAAACCGCGCAGGTCAATGACTTGATCCTGAGCCTCAAGCGCGAGGGCGTGGGTATCTTCCTGATCAGCCACGACCTGCACGACGTGTTTGATCTGGCCGACCGCCTGACGGTCATGAAAAACGGCCGCGTGGTGGGCACGGCCCCCAAGGAGGACATCACTCCTGACGAGGCGCTGGAGATGATCATTGCCGGGAAGCTGCCCCAGGCGCTCCGGACCGCGTAG
- a CDS encoding glycoside hydrolase family 5 protein codes for MLQVKNGKIVDEHGQRVQWRGTCTGGWLHLENFINGYPGAEHAVKRAMRESLGAHKADLIFSQMRDHFVTDADFAFLKSLGSTAVRLPMNYRTFEDDARPFELIEEGFAQLERAVEMCARHGLYAILDLHAVQGWQNTDWHSDNASRNTLFWQHPHFQDRFVHLWTELARRFRGNSAVAAYNIMNEPVTNAPDGRFGSNAYTPDWEVINRVYHRTVAAIREVDPDHIIVLEGDLFSTRFDGLDAPFAENLVYSSHNYSAAGFGPGVYPGPFQGFEGSFAGQVTLQHWDIDLQREIFAAQEGTRFAQKHGVPLWIGEFGSVYNGPGDDLASRVRAIDDQIAVFEEFGAHWTTWTYKDVGVMGLVTLDPHSPYRRLAAPVLDLKAQLDTDFWMGWLPTTPAKAKLSELAGLIEDAIGDPEIEPGANRRFLGQATFDQYVGHLLIKPYVALFNNLSDDEIRTVMASFDFRACVVNTGLAEVLSRHMKPAEHAGAAQARETLLT; via the coding sequence ATGTTACAGGTCAAGAACGGAAAAATCGTCGACGAGCACGGCCAGCGCGTGCAGTGGCGCGGCACCTGCACCGGGGGCTGGCTGCACCTGGAAAATTTCATCAACGGGTATCCGGGGGCCGAACACGCCGTCAAGCGAGCAATGCGCGAGTCGCTGGGGGCACACAAGGCCGACCTGATCTTCTCTCAGATGCGGGACCATTTCGTGACCGACGCCGATTTCGCGTTCCTGAAATCGCTTGGCTCGACTGCCGTGCGCCTGCCCATGAACTACCGCACCTTCGAGGACGACGCCCGGCCCTTCGAGCTGATCGAAGAGGGATTCGCGCAACTGGAACGCGCCGTCGAGATGTGTGCCCGGCACGGCCTGTACGCCATTCTGGACCTGCACGCCGTTCAGGGCTGGCAGAACACCGACTGGCACAGCGACAATGCCAGCCGCAATACCCTGTTCTGGCAGCACCCCCACTTTCAGGACCGCTTCGTACATCTGTGGACCGAACTGGCGCGGCGTTTCCGGGGCAATTCGGCGGTGGCGGCCTACAACATCATGAACGAGCCGGTCACCAACGCCCCTGACGGCCGCTTCGGCAGCAACGCCTACACGCCCGACTGGGAGGTCATCAACCGCGTCTACCACCGCACGGTGGCGGCCATCCGCGAGGTGGACCCGGACCACATCATCGTGCTGGAGGGCGACCTGTTCTCGACCCGTTTCGACGGCCTGGACGCGCCCTTTGCCGAGAATCTGGTGTACTCCAGCCACAACTACTCGGCGGCGGGCTTCGGCCCCGGCGTGTATCCCGGCCCCTTCCAGGGCTTCGAGGGATCGTTCGCCGGGCAGGTCACCCTCCAGCACTGGGACATAGATTTGCAACGCGAGATCTTTGCGGCGCAGGAGGGCACCCGCTTTGCCCAGAAACATGGCGTGCCGCTGTGGATCGGTGAGTTCGGCTCGGTGTACAACGGCCCCGGCGACGACCTCGCCAGCCGTGTGCGGGCGATAGACGACCAGATCGCCGTGTTCGAGGAATTCGGCGCGCACTGGACCACCTGGACCTACAAGGACGTGGGCGTGATGGGCCTCGTGACCCTGGACCCGCACTCGCCCTACCGCCGGCTCGCGGCCCCGGTGCTGGACCTCAAGGCACAGCTCGACACCGATTTCTGGATGGGCTGGCTGCCCACCACCCCCGCCAAGGCCAAACTCTCGGAGCTCGCGGGCCTGATCGAAGACGCCATCGGCGACCCCGAGATCGAGCCGGGGGCCAACCGCCGCTTTCTGGGGCAGGCTACCTTCGACCAGTATGTGGGCCACCTGCTCATCAAGCCGTATGTGGCGCTGTTCAACAACCTCAGCGATGACGAAATCCGCACGGTAATGGCGTCGTTCGACTTCAGGGCCTGCGTGGTCAACACGGGGCTGGCCGAGGTGCTGAGCAGACACATGAAGCCGGCCGAGCATGCCGGAGCAGCCCAGGCCAGAGAGACCCTGTTGACCTGA